The following coding sequences lie in one Arachis hypogaea cultivar Tifrunner chromosome 4, arahy.Tifrunner.gnm2.J5K5, whole genome shotgun sequence genomic window:
- the LOC140184239 gene encoding uncharacterized protein: MILANANLHRTLVDQGSSADILFKPAFNKLGLDERELKAYPDTLYGLGDMPIRPLGYIPLHTTFKKGENSKTLSIDFIVIDVGSAYNALIGRTTLNRLKAVVSIPHLCMKFPTPKGIAMVREDQKLARKCYNESLNLRGKNKEVHTIELRGIKAKE, encoded by the coding sequence atgatcttGGCAAATGCCAACCTCCACAGGACCTtggtagaccaagggagttcggcTGATATACTCTTTAAGCCTGCATTCAACAAGTTAGGGTTGGATGAAAGGGAGCTAAAAGCTTACCCGGACACCCTGTATGGGCTAGGAGATATGCCAATTAGGCCACTGGGATACATCCCCCTCCACACTACCTTCAAAAAGGGGGAAAAttccaaaactctgagcatcgACTTTATCGTCATCGATGTCGGATCGGCGTATAACGCCTTAATCGGCAGGACTACGCTAAATCGGCTCAAAGCAGTGGTGTCAATccctcacctttgcatgaaatttccaacacCTAAGGGAATAGCAATGGTGCGGGAAGaccagaagttggcaagaaaatgctacaatgaaagcttgaACCTCCGaggaaagaacaaggaagttcACACTATAGAGCTCAGgggaataaaagccaaagaatAG